The stretch of DNA GTGTGGGGCGAGGCCGTCATTCACGGCGACTCATCGACGAAGCAACGACTCTGGACAGGCGTCTTCGACTACGACCTCGATCAGTTCGCCCCCGATGGCGTCAACAACCCCGACGCGATCTTCCTCGGAATCGAACCAAATAGGGCCATCCACGCGCTCGCCTACGGCGCCGGTGGGGTGCAGCGCTGGCAGCCGCACCCTTGACAAAGCCTGACCCAGGTTGACGCTCACAACAACCGCAGCTGCGAGCCACAACATGTCCGATATCGCTCAAGCGAATGCAAGAAGTCAGCCACTCCCGATCGGCACTTCTGCGTCACCTCTGCCGCCGATGTCCTTGATGGCGCATATTCTCCTCGGTGGTGACGAGTGCACCGCGGATTGGAACCGGAGCAGGGGAGGGGTGTCGCGTGCTAATGGTTTGCTAATGGCATCCAGCGTCCTGGAGCGGTAGGGAGCGGATTCGGGGGTTGCCAGATGCCGCAGGGACGCTGGTTACCGCGGGACGACGCCAGATGCCGCCTTGGGGAGGTGAGTTCAAGTCCCCCTCCGACACGTTGTGCAGGGCCCAGAGCGCCTCCGATGCGAACGACTGGGGAGATCACACGGCTGAGCTTGATGTGCCGGCCGACTCGCCGACGGGTAGTATAGCATGAACGCTATGTCTTGGGGTGAGGTCGAACTCGAGCCCGAGGTCCGTGACTGGTACCTCGCCCTTGATGATGACGATCAAGGTCGCGTCGACTTCCACGCCGATCGGCTGGCAAACGAGGGACAAGACCCGGCGGCAGGAACGACGAGAGGTCGATCGAGCCCGCCGAGCGATGGAGCGATGCATCGCGGAGCGACACACCGCGGAGGACGAGTGATGAGTGAGCTGACGAGCTGGAACGACATCAAGAAGAAGCGTTCTCCGGCGGGCCAGGCTGCCCATGAGGACGAGGCGCGGATCAGCGAGTTCCGGGAGTTGGTGTATCGGCTGAGGACCGAGGCCGGGCTGACTCAGGCGGAACTGGCCGGGCGGATGGGGACGACCCAGTCCGCGATCGCTCGGATGGAGGGCGGCGGCACACGGCCGAGCCTTGAGACGTTGGAGAAGCTGGCGGTGGCTGTCGGTCAGGAGTTGGTGGTCGGAGTGGGGGAGCACCTCAGCGAGAACCGGTCGATCGCCAAGTTGGTGCGCGAGGGCCACGCCGTGGTCCGCCGCGCCGGCTGACGACCCCCCGCCCGGCAGGCTTGCGCTCGTGTTCACGATTCATGCGACGAAGAAGCTGCTCGATCGGGTGAAGCAGCCCGTGGGGGAGCCGGTCGAGGAGCCGGGCACGGCGCTCGGCAACTGGTATGCGACCGCGCTGTTCTGGAAGCCGCAGGTTGCGCTGTTCGTGAACGAGCGGACGTTGTTGCCAGTGTTCGTTCCACTTGCGCCGGCGACGAAGGTCGCCGGTCGCTTGCCCGATCAGCTGGGGCGGTTGCTCGATGCGATGGAGGTGCCGCTCGAGTTCATCCTGCGGGAGACCGCAGCCATGGAGTCAGCAAGCTACGCAAAGACGGCGAACCGCAGCGTCGTTGGTTCGATGAACGACTTCGTGTTCCTCGCCGAGCACTACCTCGCAGGCGGATTCCCCCTCGACCTGATGGCTCTGTCGCTGCGGATGGCGGGTACACCGTGCGGGCCACTTCGCAAGGGGCATGGCTTCCCCGACCTGGAGGTCAAGGCACTCGTCGCCGCGACGATGGACTCCTGATCCCGAACGGCGCGACCTGTGTCGTTTGTCATCACCGTGTCATCAGAATCCCCGGAAACGGCCCCGAATCGACGGGATCGGCCGGAACGACCTACAACCCGACACCCTGTCTGAGCTGGGAAGACAGAGAATCGCCAGCAAGAGTCGGAATCCCAGATGAGGGGTTCAAGTCCCCCCTCCGACACTTCCCACGCCCATCAATTCGTATTACGATAACCGGGTGTGCGGTTCCACCGATCAGCGTTCAAGCACGGCTACGAGGAGGAGACCATCCTTCACGCGGTCGAGCACGCGGTCGTCGTCGTCGATCTGGAGCCCGACGCCGACCCGCCGAAGGTCCTCGCCGTCGGCCCGGACCCGGCCGGCAACCTACTCGAGGTCATCTGGCTCGATCTCGTGGATGCCGAGTTGGTGATCCACGCCATGGAACTGCGCCCGAAGTTCTACGACCTGCTCCCCACCGGAGGAGACCCGACACGATGACCACGCACAAGACCAAGACCGGACGGACCCTCACCGACGCCGACATCGACGCGCTGGCCCAGGAAGTCGAGACAACCGACTACGACGTCGAAGAGCTCAAGACCCGCCGCCGCGGCCGCCCGACCATGGGCTCGGGCCCGGCGGATGTCGTGCCGGTGCGGATCGATCCCGAGCTCAAGGCTGCCATCGAAGCCCGCGCCGAGGCCGACCACACCACCACCAGCGAGGTCATCCGCGAAGCCCTCCGTAAGTTCCTCGAGGTCGCCTGACCGGCTACGTCGGGGGTGTCGCTCTGCAATGGTCTGCTACTGGCCACCTATTGCCGTTCGCTGCCAGTTCGGGGAGGTAAGTTCAAGTCCCCCCTCCGACACCACAACACCGCAGGTCAGGAACATGATCGACGGTCGTGTAGGGCGGAATGAGCGCGGCAGCAGGGCCCTCGTCCCACGAAGTCACTGCACGACTCAATCGGGCGAGGTCAGATCCTCTGCCCGGTCATAGGCATCGAACTTGGTTCGGTCCGCATCCAACTCGTTTCGGTCCGCCTCCTCGAGGAACTCACTGACGCCAGTGCCGGAGGAAATGGCTCGCGGCCCCCTCTTGATGTTCCACCATGCGATCGCCAGGCTGCCGGACACCACTGCCCAGCCCGCGATCAACCAGAGCCAGATCCACCATGGTCCGCCTCCCGCGAAGAAGAGGAATATGAAGAGCTGGTAGCCGAACAGGGTCGTGGCGATCAGCGCCATGACCCACCCCGGGAAGTATCGGGGGCCCCGTTGAGTCCACGTGGTCTTCGGAGGCGGCGGCGGGAGTTCGTTCGTCACAAGACGCCAACAGTAGTCGCCGATTGCCGGATGAAAGATCGCCTCCAATGGTCTGGCGGCCTCGACCACGACCCACGAGATCAGAGCGATCGAAAGGTCCCTCTGGAACGCGCCGACTGGAAGCCCTCGCCGCCTTCCGCGCTGTCCCGGAGGTGTGCAGATCTCGCAACGATGCGCCTACCTTCCGCGGGGGTGCGGTGGACCAGGGAGCGGCGTTCGGTTCGGCGCACTCGGAGGCGCGTTCTCCGTCGACTGGCATGAACGGGTTGTGGGCGAGAGTTGGTGGAAAGGGGAGTGCCCCACCCGTGCAGGTCTGGAGCGACTCGGGGCCGACCGGCTCGATGTGCTCGTCGCCCACGACGCGCCAGCCGGCGTTCCCCTGCTCGGCCTCCGGCTGCCGGCTGCTGACGAGATTCGTGCCAACGAGGTCAGGGAGTTCGTCGCCGAAGCGGTGCGAGCCACCGAACCCAAGCTGGTCCTGCACGGCCACTGGCACATGCGGTCCAGCCACGAGCTGACGTGGCCGGTGTCCCGAGGCGAAGACCTGGCATGGAGGTCGGCGATGGTCGAGGGTCTCGCCGCCGATGTGCCAGGCGGACAGGCGGCCTGGGGGATCCTCGAGCTGGCGCCGCTCCGCTTCCTCGACGTGCGGAAACTTGGATGAAACCCACCATCGGAACGGGCGACCGATGCAGGGTCTCGTACGCGCCGCCGGATGGTCGGCCGGGACGGTTCCCTCTTCCCGTTGACTTCTGAAGTAGTTCAGATATCTTGCAGTATGCGTGTTGTCGAGCGTCCCTTCTCTGAGTTCTTGCGTCAGCCCAACGACGTCGTGGCCGAACTGGCCGAACACGACGTGGTGCTGCGGCGCCGGAACGCGCCCGCCCTCCGGCTGAGCCAAGCTGACCGAGACGACGAGCGCTCCGAGGCGTTCGAGGCCCTGGCCCGCCTGCTGCGGAACCTCGCCGTGCGCAATCCCGCAGCATTCGATGCCGCTGTCGACGACGCGTTCGCCTGGTCGACGTTCCTACCCAAGGCCGACCGCAAGCTCTTCGTCGAGGAGCTGACCCGCACCCTCGTCGGCGCAGCCGACGTCGACAACTACGCACCGGTCGCACAGCTGCTTCGTGAGTGGAAAGGCACCGCCGAGATCCACGCCGACCCGGCCCTTGCCCGCAGGCTGCGCAAGCCGATCGAAGCCGCTGGGGACCAGGTCACCGTTCCCGCCGGTTGAGCAGATGCCCAAGCGCAAGGAACGCGTTGCGCCGCCGCCCACTGCCGGTGGGTGGGACTTCCGCTACGCCAACAACGACGCCGTGAAGGGCTGGGAACAGATCTGCGCCACCGCAGCCGCCAACGCCAGAACAGCGTGGGAGCGCATCACCACCGACCCTCGCCAGCGCGACAGCCGCCAGCACCCGCTGAAGGGCTCGCTCGGCCAGCGCAGTGTCAACGGCGTCGAGATGGAGCAGTGGCAGTACGAGGTCACCGCCGGCGGGCGCCTCTGGTACTGCATCGACGACAAGGCCAAGACGATCTGGCTCACCGACGCCCACGTCGGCCACCCCAAGGCAACCGAGTGATGCGCCGACCCCGCGCACGTGTCGGAGGGGGAGCGAAGGGTGTGTCGCTTGTCATCACCGTGTCATCAGAATCTTCGGGAACGGCCCAGAATCGACCCGAAACATCGGAATCCGGCACGCCCAAATACCCACGCTGACCAGGGAAGACACTACCTATCGACAGGCATCCCAATGGCCCGGGAGCAGTTCAAGTCCCCCCTCCGACACCGCACGCAGAGTGAGACTCTGTTCCGCTCCCTGCCGTCGGTTGCCTATGGCTCCCGCGTCGAGGCCACCCGAGCGTGGTGTCTCGGCGGTGAACTCCCCCGGCTGAGTTGCAGGGGATGGGCCTCAGTGGTCGGCGTGGGCTCTGCGCCGGTGCAGTGACAGCGGGCCGAGGGCTGTGGCCATCCACATTGCGAGCGGCCAGGCGACGTCGCCGGTGTCGATGATCACGGCGGCCCAGACGATCGATGCGGCGACGAAGCCGATCTGCCAACGGCAGCGACGGGTGAACCGGCGTCGCGTGTCCCCGGTCGTGCCGGCGGTCAAGGCCGCACCCTGATGACGGGCTTTCCGGTGACGGTGGCGCCGAGCGCCTTGGCCAGCTGAACCGTGAACGACCCGACACCCCCGGAGGCGCCGATGACGAGCACGTACTGGCCCGTTTCGAGCCGGCCGACCTTCGTCAGGGCCTGGAGGGCGGTGATCCCTGAGATGGTGGAGACGGCGGCTTCTTCGAAGTCGATCGCGTCGGGCTTGTGGGCCCGCTTGGCCTCCTTCGCGACGCCCTGCCCGGCGAAGGCGCGTTGGGCGACGGCGCGCATCGTTCTGGGATCGGCGGCGGGCGATGGTGTGGTGGCTCGCCTCGTTGGCCTGCGATCGGTCGAGGCGTGCATGTCGTCCTCCGAATGTCGTACTTAGTACCGAGCTGTTGTGTACAGTACTCGTACTTAGTACTGTCGGCAACCGAAGATGCGGAAGGAGAAGCGATGACAGCGTCTGATACCCAGGAGAAGCCCCAGTCGAAGAGGCCGCGGCTGAGCGTCGATCGGGTGCTCGACGGCGCGGTCGCGCTCGCCGACGAGATCGGTGTCGACGCGTTCACGATCCGCAAGCTCGCCGACGCCCTCGACACCAAGCCGATGACGATCTATCACCACCTCGACAGCAAGGACGCCATCGTCGATGGGATGGTGGATCGGGTCTTCGCCGCGATCGAGCGGCCGCCGGCCGAGCTGGGTTGGAAGGACGCGATGCGCAAACGCTGCGTGTCGGCCCGGGAAGTGCTGAGCCGGCACTGGTGGGCTGCGCCGCTGATGGAATCCCGCACCAACCCCGGCCCCGAGACGCTCGGCCACCACGACGCCGTGCTCGGTTGCCTGCGGCGCGGCGGACTGTCGCTGGAGATGGCCGCGCACGCCTACGTCCTGCTCGACAGCTACGTGTACGGGTTCGCCCTCCAGGAGGCGAACCTGCCCGCCACCGGTGGCGCGGAGATGGCCGACCTCGCCGGCCGCATCCTCGGGCCGCTGTCCGCCGAGACCTACCCCTACCTCACCGAGTTCACCACCGGCCATGTCCTCCAGCCCGGCTACGACTTCAGCGCCGAGTTCGAGTTCGGGCTCGACCTCATCCTCGACGCACTCGAACGGATGACCTGAGACTGGTCGGTGAGGTCCGCGACTCCGCCCATCTGCACGGTGTGATCAACCAGCTCACGTCGCTGGCCATCGAGATCGTCACTATCACGCCCGCCGGCCCCGACTCCCCATGACCGCCCAATCCCAAGCAAGGAAGACACCATGACCACCAAGACCAGCGTCCACGTTCCGGCCTCACGGTCGACATCTCGAGCGGGCGCGATCGGCGGCCTCGTCGCCGCGGCGACGTTCGTGTTCGGCATCGCCCTGTTCGTGAGCAGTCTGAGCGATTACACCGATTCCGACGCGACGCCGGCGGAGTCCGTCGACTTCCTGGTGGGACACCAGACCGTCTTGTTCGTCTGGTACCTCGTCATCTTTGTGGTCTTCGGTGTGGCGATCATCCCGCTCGCACGAGCGCTCCGCAGCCGATTGGGCGACGTCAGCCCCCAGCTTGCCGACATCGGCGCCGTGTTCGCCTACATCTGGGCCGGCCTCATGTTCGCCACCGGCATGATCTCCAACATCGGCATCTCCGCCGTCGCCGATCTCGACGAAACCGACTCAGGAGCCGCCGAGAACCTCTGGTCGGCCATCGACACCGTCACCGAGGGCCTCGGCGGCGGCAACGAACTGGTGGGCGGCCTCTGGATCCTGCTCGTCAGCCTCGCCGCATGGGGCACCGGGCGCCTGCCGAAGGGACTCAACGTCCTCGGCATCGTCAGCGCCCTTGCGGGACTCGTCACGCTCATCCCCGGGCTCAGTGACGTCGGCATGGTCTTCGGGCTCGGCTCGATCGCCTGGTTCGCCTGGACCGGCATCGTGTTGTTCCGCACCGACACCGTCGATGTGGCCCGATGACAAACCCCCTACCGGCCCGAGGCCTCTGAACGAGACGGCCAGGGAGGAGCGGGTTGGGACCGGGAGCCATCGTCCTGTGCGACCCTTCGGATCAGAGCACTCGACAAGGAGGATCTCCATGCTGACCGTCGGCATCGACCATGTCGCCACGATCACCAACGACGGCGACCGGTTCATCGACTTCTACACCGAGGTACTCGACGCCGTGGTCGAAGCTGACGGACCGGAGTATCCGGGCGGTCCGCGGATGATCATCCTCAAGCTGGGCCCCACCACCGAGCTGAACGTCTTCGAGGTCGAGGGGAACTCGCAGGCCGACCACCAGCGCCCCATGTTCGGGCGTGGTCGGCTCGACCACATCGGGTTCCGCGCCGCGGACCTCGAGCGGTTCGGGGAGATCCGAAGGCGGCTGATGGCCAAGGGGGCCACCGATGGGGTGGTGACCGAGTTCGGGCGGAAGATCAGCCTGTTCTTCCGCGACCCCGACCTTCTCGAGTGCGAGGTTCTGTCTGTCAATCCCGATGCTGACCCCGCCGCGCTGCGGTTCGGGACTGCGTCCGACCGGTTCCCCGAACGTGTCGAGATCGCCCCGGAGTTCGTGCCACTCGACGTGCAAATGCTTCGCTAATGGCAGCCAGCGGTAAGGAGCGGCAACGAACGGCAAGTAGCGTTTCAGCCGATCACCCACTCGGGAATCGCGCTCCGGAACGCTCCGGCGGGCGAGCGATATCCGGCGAAGTCGAGTGCTGTTGGTCGACTTGAAGGTGCTCGGTAGTTACGCGTTGCCCGAGGAAGCCGTTCGACCAGACGTGGTTCTCACTGTGGGTGAGCAGCGCCCGGCCTCGGAGCTAGCAGTCGATGGCGGCGCGGACTGCGGCGCATGCTTCGGTGAGTCGGGCTGGCTGTAGCGCGCAGATCTGGTCGACGAGGTAGGCCTTGGGTACGACTCGGAGATTGTCGAAGCTCGCAACGCAGTCGGTTGGCATGCCGTCGTCCACGCCAAGTCGTAGCTCGGTGGGAATTCCTCTGATGGTGCGGGTGACAGGCGCCGCGAGAACAGCGTTGAGCACAGGAATCGCAGCCGAGCGGGTCATGATCAGGAACGGGCGCCGACCGGCGTCTTCGAGTTCGCCCCACCAGATCTGCCCTCGGTCGGGGGTCGTCACCATGGCTCGTCGAGGATTGCTTCACGAAGCGACGCAAGTGCGGCGCGGTCTTCGGCTTCAGTCGGTGGTTGCCGGGTGTAGCCGTCGACGATGGCTCGGTCCGTCCTGCGTTGCTGTTCGAGTCTCATGATCGCTTCGATGCCGGCTCGGACCGCGGCTGCTCGGCTTTTGTAGGCTCCACTCTCGACGAGGTCATCGAGGTCGGAGAGGAGCGGTTCGGGGAGTCGAACGGCGATCTGTGCGGTAGCCATTCGAGAAGCATACCGAAACGGGATACATATCGGTATGCATCCGGGCCACGAGGGCCGAGCGCCGCGTCGTGGCTGGTCAGGGGTATTGCTGAGCCGCGGAGGAGCCCGTCGCAGCGGGTTGCGACACGGACCGACCGTCCCGTTCAGATCCCTCCATCGGCCAGTTCGTCCCGTCGTCGCCGAAGGAACGATCGTTCCGATTCGTTTGTGCTGCACCCGATTGCGACGTCGAGTGCTTCTTCGGCCTCGTCGAGGCGATCGAGACGGGCCAGGACGCTGGATCGGGCGGTGTGAAAGTACACGTACCCGCTGACGTCACCGGTGAGGTCATCGGCCTGTTCAATCGCGTCGAGAGCGGCGAGCGCTGCGCCTGGCCCGCGCACGTGGTCGACGGCGATGGCCCGGTTCAACGCGATCAGCGCGCTGGGCTGACGCTGCAGGAGCACGTCGTACAGGCGCAGAACCGCCCGCCAGTCGGTCGCCTCGAAGCTGGGAGCGGTGGCATGCAGGGCGGCGATCGCCGCCTGGAACTGAAACGCTCCGCCTCGCCCGAAGGAGTGCGCTCTCGCCAGTTCCGCGAGACCGCGAGCGATCATCGGTTGGTCCCAGAGGGACCGATCCTGGTCGGCGAGGAGGATCGGGCTGCCGTGGCGATCGAGACGGCTGGATCGTCGGGCGTCGGTCAGCAGCAGGAGCGCGTGGAGTCCCGCGACCTCGGGATCGTTCGGGGCGAGCCTGCTCAGGAGCTGAGCGAGCCAGATCGCCTCTTCGCAGAGGTCTCCGCGGATGAGTGCCGTGTCGGTCGCGCTGGCGTGGCCCTCGGTGAAGACCGACGAGATCACCTCGCAGACGGCGCCGATGCGCTCGGTGAGCGTGTCCAGCGTGGGTGGTTCGAAGGGAATTCGTGCGGCCCGGATCTTCGACTTGGCGCGTGTGATGCGGCGCGTCATCGTCTCCTCGGACACCAGAAACGCCCGGGCGATCTGTGGCGTGGAGAGCCCCGCGACGATCCGCAGTGTCAACGCGACCTGCGCCTCCGGGGCGAGGGCAGGGTGGCAACAGCCGAGCAGGAGCGCGAGTTGGTCATCGAGCGCCTGCGAACCGTCGACGTCGGGTGACCCGGTGTCGTCGGAGTGAACCGTCGTGCGGTCGCCGGCCAGTACCGGGAGACGGTCTTCGAATCGCTTCAGTCTGCGGATCTGATCGATGGCCTTGCGTCGGCCCGTCGTGACCAACCATGCACCTGGCCGGTCGGGGATCCCGTCGGTCGGCCATCTCGTCGATGCCTCGAGGAACGCGTCCTGAGCCGCATCTTCGGCGATGGTCAGGTCGCCGACGTCTCGCATGAGGGTGGCCACCAGCAGCGGCCACTCCGCACGAAAGACGTCGGCGACACCCATCGGATTCCTCAACAACCTGTCGCGGCTCTGCTCGTCAGCCGTCGAACTCCATGACCGGGCGGACCTCGACGGTCCCGAAGTGGGCGTTCGGGATCTTGGCTGCCCAATCGAGCGCCTCGTCGAGGTTGGCGACATCGATCACGTAGTAGCCGCCGATGACCTCCTTCGACTCGATGAACGGACCGTCGGTCACGATGCGCCTGCCATCGCGTACCTGAACGGTGCTCGCGGTGTCGGCATCCTGCAGTGCTTCGCCGGCGACGAGGGCCCCCGCCTCGGCGAGTGCCTGGCTGTAGGCGGCCCATTCGCCCATGTAGGGGCCGAATGCTTCGCTGTCAGGGGTTGGTTCATCGGCAGGGTTGCTTGCAAGGAGGAGCATGTACTTCACGGTCTGACGTCCCTTGGTTCGGTGGTCGATTCTGATTGTCACAGACACGACGAACGGCGAACCAGAATCCGGACAGAATGCACGGTCGTGGCTCCCCGGAGCTGGGGCTCGTCAGCCGTTCGCCGAGCAGTTGTCTGCCAGCTGTCTGATCGTGTCGGCCAGTTCGACCGGTTCGAGCACTTCGACGGGCGCAGTGAGCGCGATGCGTGCGACGGTCATGGCGAGCCGGCCGAGGTCCTCGCTACG from Acidimicrobiales bacterium encodes:
- a CDS encoding helix-turn-helix transcriptional regulator, with amino-acid sequence MSELTSWNDIKKKRSPAGQAAHEDEARISEFRELVYRLRTEAGLTQAELAGRMGTTQSAIARMEGGGTRPSLETLEKLAVAVGQELVVGVGEHLSENRSIAKLVREGHAVVRRAG
- a CDS encoding ribbon-helix-helix domain-containing protein, whose protein sequence is MTTHKTKTGRTLTDADIDALAQEVETTDYDVEELKTRRRGRPTMGSGPADVVPVRIDPELKAAIEARAEADHTTTSEVIREALRKFLEVA
- a CDS encoding TetR/AcrR family transcriptional regulator, whose translation is MTASDTQEKPQSKRPRLSVDRVLDGAVALADEIGVDAFTIRKLADALDTKPMTIYHHLDSKDAIVDGMVDRVFAAIERPPAELGWKDAMRKRCVSAREVLSRHWWAAPLMESRTNPGPETLGHHDAVLGCLRRGGLSLEMAAHAYVLLDSYVYGFALQEANLPATGGAEMADLAGRILGPLSAETYPYLTEFTTGHVLQPGYDFSAEFEFGLDLILDALERMT
- a CDS encoding DUF4386 family protein, translating into MTTKTSVHVPASRSTSRAGAIGGLVAAATFVFGIALFVSSLSDYTDSDATPAESVDFLVGHQTVLFVWYLVIFVVFGVAIIPLARALRSRLGDVSPQLADIGAVFAYIWAGLMFATGMISNIGISAVADLDETDSGAAENLWSAIDTVTEGLGGGNELVGGLWILLVSLAAWGTGRLPKGLNVLGIVSALAGLVTLIPGLSDVGMVFGLGSIAWFAWTGIVLFRTDTVDVAR
- a CDS encoding VOC family protein; protein product: MLTVGIDHVATITNDGDRFIDFYTEVLDAVVEADGPEYPGGPRMIILKLGPTTELNVFEVEGNSQADHQRPMFGRGRLDHIGFRAADLERFGEIRRRLMAKGATDGVVTEFGRKISLFFRDPDLLECEVLSVNPDADPAALRFGTASDRFPERVEIAPEFVPLDVQMLR
- a CDS encoding type II toxin-antitoxin system PemK/MazF family toxin, with product MVTTPDRGQIWWGELEDAGRRPFLIMTRSAAIPVLNAVLAAPVTRTIRGIPTELRLGVDDGMPTDCVASFDNLRVVPKAYLVDQICALQPARLTEACAAVRAAIDC
- a CDS encoding sigma-70 family RNA polymerase sigma factor codes for the protein MGVADVFRAEWPLLVATLMRDVGDLTIAEDAAQDAFLEASTRWPTDGIPDRPGAWLVTTGRRKAIDQIRRLKRFEDRLPVLAGDRTTVHSDDTGSPDVDGSQALDDQLALLLGCCHPALAPEAQVALTLRIVAGLSTPQIARAFLVSEETMTRRITRAKSKIRAARIPFEPPTLDTLTERIGAVCEVISSVFTEGHASATDTALIRGDLCEEAIWLAQLLSRLAPNDPEVAGLHALLLLTDARRSSRLDRHGSPILLADQDRSLWDQPMIARGLAELARAHSFGRGGAFQFQAAIAALHATAPSFEATDWRAVLRLYDVLLQRQPSALIALNRAIAVDHVRGPGAALAALDAIEQADDLTGDVSGYVYFHTARSSVLARLDRLDEAEEALDVAIGCSTNESERSFLRRRRDELADGGI
- a CDS encoding YciI family protein, giving the protein MLLLASNPADEPTPDSEAFGPYMGEWAAYSQALAEAGALVAGEALQDADTASTVQVRDGRRIVTDGPFIESKEVIGGYYVIDVANLDEALDWAAKIPNAHFGTVEVRPVMEFDG